The following DNA comes from Picosynechococcus sp. PCC 7003.
AAGCAGCATAGGACTTAACAGATAAAATGAGAATTATTCTGCAACAATTACTATTGTGACATTTCCCCAGTGTACAGAGAAAGTTTTTCTTGGTGCGGTGCCAGATAATGCACCATTGTTCTCGATATTTCACAAAGTAAGGATCCGGCGGAAAAGTCTGGGGCAGCTCGTTATTTTTAGTGTGATACTGCTCAATCTCTGGGGTTGTACTGTGGCGAAGGCTCCCCGGGAATTTGCCCCGGATGGTGAAGTGATCCAACGGGCGATCGCCACCAAACTCCAAAGCCATTACCAGCAACTGAGCCAGACTATTAACGCACCACCGCCCAACTTGGAACTAAAAAATATCCAGGTGAAAAAGCTCGATTCTTTTTTTCTCCAAGCCCTCCCGGTTTACCATCTCCAGGGCACCTATGATGTGGTGTTGAATTTTCCCTCCCAGCGCACAGAAAACCGTCGCCGCAATCCCTTTGAGGTTTATCTCCAGCGGCAACCGGAAGGAAAAACTTGGCGATCGCTCGAAAAAAATCCCCAGGGTTGGCGATCGCAACAACTCCCTTGATAAGCCCCATCTTCGTTTCCCTGACCCTCTACAATAAAAGCAATCCGCCTTTGCCCGATGTCCCCGCCTATGTATGACGAAGAAGATTACCGTCCTGTCCGCCGCTTCCCAAAAGTTCCCCTAGACAGACGCTTTTGGGCTTTTTTTGTGGATTTCATCGTGGCTTGGATTATTAGTGGCTTAGGAGGATTCACCCTGCAGTGGTTAGTCTTTCTTGTCGTTTGGTTTGGCCTGCGGGTCTTTCTCGTTAGCCGTAACCAAGGTCAAAGCCTGGGCAGTTGGGCCTTTGATATCAAAGTTATCGATATCCGTTACCGGGTGCCGGAAATTATCAACCTCAGTAAACGAGAAGGCATTTTAGGCTTTGCTGCCATGCTCGCCATGTACGGCATCCAGAGTTTTTTCTTGATGGGCAATGGGATCTCTCTCATCCTGTTGGTGTCGCCCCTCCTTACCACCTGTGGCGTGGCGATCGCCGACGAAGAATTCAACCAAGCCTTCCACGATCGCATCGCCGAAACCTATATGATCCAAACCCAGCGCGGTTTTTCCCTCGATTTGCGCCTAAAACAGATCCTTGCCGAGCTAAGACAAAATATGCAAAAATAGAAATTTGTGTATAAACCTTAGCGATCCACAACCGCTAACCTAGTAAAAAATTATGGCAAGCAAAAAAGGCGTCCGCATTACCATCACCGTGGAATGCACCGAATGTCGCACCAATACCAACAAGCGTTCTAACGGCGTGTCCCGTTATACCACTAGCAAAAACCGTCGGAACACCACCGGGCGGCTCGAAATCAAGAAGTTCTGCCCCCACTGCAACGCGCATACTGTCCACAAAGAAATTAAGTAGGTAAGTCCTTTACCGCTGAAATTTTATCGACAAATTTTTTATTTTTTAACGCTATTTATTAACCATGGCCTACTACCGTAAACGTCTTTCTCCGATTCCTCCTAGCCAGCCGATCGATTACAAAGATGTCGAACTGCTCCG
Coding sequences within:
- the rpmG gene encoding 50S ribosomal protein L33 yields the protein MASKKGVRITITVECTECRTNTNKRSNGVSRYTTSKNRRNTTGRLEIKKFCPHCNAHTVHKEIK
- a CDS encoding RDD family protein codes for the protein MYDEEDYRPVRRFPKVPLDRRFWAFFVDFIVAWIISGLGGFTLQWLVFLVVWFGLRVFLVSRNQGQSLGSWAFDIKVIDIRYRVPEIINLSKREGILGFAAMLAMYGIQSFFLMGNGISLILLVSPLLTTCGVAIADEEFNQAFHDRIAETYMIQTQRGFSLDLRLKQILAELRQNMQK